The stretch of DNA TGTCCTCCACCTCGCAATGGCCGGCCAGGGCGGAACCGTTCACAATCACCACGCCGTCGCCCACTATGCCGTCATGTCCCACATGGGAATTGGCCATGAACATGCAGTTGCTGCCGATTTTGGTCAGCAGTTCCGGGCTGCTGGCGCGGTGAAGAGAGACGCCCTCCCGTATTATATTGTTATCGCCTATGACGATTTTGGTCTTGCCGCCGGTCTTGTAATAGCCGAAATCCTGCGCCGGCAGCCCGATATAGGCCCCGCCCTCCATGCGGTTGTTTTTGCCTATTTCCGCAAATTCCACCAGGCAGTGCGGGCCTATATATGTGCCTTCGCCCACTGTAACATCCTCCCCGATTACAACGAAGGGGCCTATGCGCGCGCCATCGGCTATCTTTGCCGAGGGATGAATTACGGCGGAGGAATGAATGTCGGCTTTCATAATCAGCTCCTGTCCACGAGTATAAAAGACATTTCGGCCTGCGCGGCCAGCTTGCCGTCCGCATAGACCTCGCCGCGGCCCTTGCCTGCGCGGCCTAGCCGCAATATCTCAATAGGCATTTTAAGCAGCGTTCCCGGCGTAACCTGCTGGCGGAATTTCACCTTGTCCAGCCCCATGAAAAAGCCGAGCTTGTTTTTGAACGGCTCCATGCCCATTGTCATGGCGGCGGCGGTCTGCGCCATCGCCTCCAGCATCAGCACGCCGGGCATGACGGGGTTCCCCGGAAAATGCCCGGCGAAAAACTGCTCGTTGGCCGTAACCGCCTTTATGCCGACGAGGTATCTGCCCATCTCTATTATATCCACCCGGTCCACCAGCAGCATGGGATAGCGGTGCGGTATGCGGGCCATTATTTCTTTGGTGTCCAGCGTCTGGACGGGAGCGGCGTCCAGCAGCGAACGCAGCTCCTTGTGTTCCGTTTCGCTCATATCGCCTCCAGCAGCATTTGCGCGAATTTGACGTTATGGCCGTGCCCGCCGCGCACGGCGGTCAGCTTCACGCCGGAGAGCCGCGCGCCCATAAGCGAAAAATCGCCTATCATATCAAGAATCTTATGCCGGGCGAACTCGTCCCTGAAACGCAGCCCGCCTTCGGCGATAAAACCGTCTTTTGTGATGATGACCGCGTTTTGCGGCGAGCCGCCCCTTGCCAGCCCCGCCTTGCGCAGCGCGGCAACCTCTTCTTCATAGCCGAAGGTGCGCGCGGGGGCTATTTCCGCCAGGTACGCCCGCGGCGACGGAAAAAAAACCGCCATCTGCTCCCCGATAAGCGGATGCGGCGAAACGTAGGTGAAAACAAATTCGGTTTTCGCGGCGGGCTCGGCCCGGTAAAAAACGTCCCCCGCGCGGTATTCAACCGGTTTTGACAGTTTCAGCTCCGGCGGCGGCGCGGCCTCCCGCGGCGACAGCCCGGCGCGCATGACCGCCTCCGCAAAAGCGAGGGCGGAACCATCCATCGCCGGAGGCTCCGGGCCGGTCATGTGAATATCGGCGTCGTCCACGCCGTAGCCCGCCAGAGCGGACAGCACATGCTCCGCCGTGAAGATTTCCAGCCCGTCCGCGCTGAGATTGGTGCCGCGAACCGTGGATTTGACGTTTTTAAGCGAAGCCTCGGCCATTTTCCCGTCCGCGCCGAAAAACCGCACGCCGCAGACGGAGGACGGGCGAATCTCAAGCGAAACCGGCGCGCCGGTGTGCAGCCCGATGCCGGAAAACCTGACGGTTTCGCTTAAAGTGTTCCTCATTCTTCGCCGAATTTCTTTTTGAGTTTGCGGAAAAACGCGTACATCTCCGGCAGCTTGCCCAGTATGGCCACTATTTTGAGCATTTGCGCGTGCGGCCTTGCCGGGCTGCCGAACATCACCGCGCCGTCCGGCACGTCCGACATTATGCCGGTTCCCGCGGTAACAATGGCCCCGTTGCCGATTTTGACATGGTCCACTATCCCGGCCTGGCCGGCCACGACCACATTGTCGCCCAGCCGGGAGGAGCCGGCCACCCCGGCCTGGCTGACTATTATGCAGTTGCGCCCGATGTTTACGTTATGGGCGATTTGCACCAGATTGTCTATCTTGCTGCCCGCGCCGACGCGGGTTTGGGTCAGGGCGGCGCGGTCTATGGTTGTGGCCGCGCCGATTTCAACATCATTTTCAATGACCACATTGCCGAGCTGCGGGATTTTTTCCTGGACCACGCCGCGCCGGATATAGCCGAAACCGTCCGCCCCTATCACCGCGTTGCCGTGTATGACGACGCGGTCTCCGGCGACGCAGTCCCTCAGGAAAACGACGCCCGGATGGAAAACGCAGTTTTCGCCCAGGCTGGCGTTTTCGCCGATATAGCAGTTCGGATACAGCGCGCTGCCCGCGCCCACGGAGGCGTTTTTCTCCACCACGCAGTGCGCGCCTATATAAACCCCCGCCCCGATTGAGGCGGAAGGGTCTATGACGGCGGACGGGTGGATTCCGGCGGGGGGAGCGGGCCGCTCCGCCTTCTGGACATGGCGCAGGACGAGGGTGAAGGCCCAGTGCGGGTCTTCGGCGTAAATCACGCCGCCGGAAAACGGCCTCTCCAGGCCTTTTGCGGCTTTGGGCAGTATGGCGCAGGCGGCTTTGGAGCCGGCAAGACTGCCTTTTTTGGAAAAATCCGCCAGATAGACAAGGCTGCCCTCCGGCGCATTTTCTATTGATGCCGGGCCGCGGACGAAATCGTCCGGGCGGCCCTCAAGCTCGCCGCCGGTTATGGCGGCTATTTCGGAAAGTTTCAGTTTCATTCGTTTCTGATATGCTCCAGCAGCTTGTCGGTCAGGTCAACGGTTTTGCGGCCATAAAGCGTGCTGCCCTTGTCCACTACCACGCTTATCCCCTCCTCCGTCGCCACATGGCGCAGCGCGGCGTATATTTTGCCCAGTATGATTTCGGAGCGGCGGTTTTCCATATCCGCAAGCTCTTTTTCCGTTTTTTCGCGCAAGGCCTTGAGGTCCCCGCGTTTCTGCGCCAGTTCCTTTTCAAGCGGGGCTATTTCCGCTTCAAGCGAAAACAGCAGCGTCTTGTCCGCCTCCAGCAGCGCGGCCACGGTTACAGGGGGCGCCGTGGAAACCGCAATTCCGGTGGAAACCACCACGGACAGCGGCGCAACCTGCGCCGCCGCGGTTGAAACGGGAAGCCCGCCTGAACCGGGCGTGTCCGTTGCCGGAGGCTGCGCCGACTGCGCTGAAGCCTGTCCGGTGGCGGGCAGCGCAAGCGCGCCGCCGGATATGGCCGGCGCATAAACCGCAGCCGTTGACGCGGTTGTTGCGGAAACGGGGATTGCAGCCTGAGGCGCGGGCGCATCTGAAACCGCCGCCGCGCCGGGAGCCGTCCCGGTTGAGTCGCTTATTTTCTCAATGTGATTGTCCGGGAAAACCATCATGTCGTAGCCGTGCAGCTTTATCGCGCCGGTGGAAACGGACACTGCCGGCGCCGGGTTCGCCTCCGGCGCGGCCAGTTCGCCCGGAGAAATCTGCCCCTGCGCCTGCGGGGTGGAACTGGCCAGTTCCGCCACCAGGGCGGCGTCGGAAAGCACTTTCTGCGTCTCCGCCTCTATTCTGGCGACAAGCACCCGCCTTTTATCGGAAAGAATGCCCAGCTTCGCGCGCAGCGCGGCTATCTCGTTTTTTTTAAGCTCCACCAGCGTTTTCTTGTCGTTGAGGAGGATTACGAACTCCTCCTTCGCCTTGGCGGTTTCGGGATGCCGGGCGAATACGCGGTCCATATCAACATAGCCGATGCTGCCGGTTTCGCCGCGGTTTTCCTCAAGCGTAAGCTCCAGCGCGCGGGCGGGGGCCGCCAGCGCGGACGCAATCGCCGCCGCAATCATGATTGTTTTCATAAATCAGAACAGGTTCCCCATGGTGAAATAGAGCTGGGCACGCTGCTCGCCGTCGCGGTGGTTGAAGCCGTAGCCCCAGTCCAGCCGTATCGGGAAGGCCGGGGTGGTGAAACGTATGCCGAAGCCCGCGCCGATTTTCATCTGGTTCACATCGGGGCCGGTTTGTAGGTGAATGTCGCTCAAATTGCTCCAGTCGTTGCCCATGTCCATGAAGAATGCTCCCTGGACTATGGTGCGCCGCCTTTCCCTGGCGATGGGGAAGCGCACCTCCGTGTTGAATATATAAAATACGGAGCCGCCGTTGAGCGGGCCTATCTGCCCGTTGTTGTCGTAGCCGCGTATTGTGTCGGGCCCGCCGAGGAAGTAGCGGTCGTAGACCGGAATATCGGTGGTGCTGCCGTAGCGGCCTATCAGGCCGAATCTGTTGGAAATGCCCCACACAAAGGGATAGTCCGCTATTGAAAACAGCTTGTAATTCCAGGTGGAGGTCGCGCCGGTCTTGTAAGTGTTTACGTCGCCGAACAGCGGCCCGCCGGACAGCTCGAAGCTGACGGCGTTTCTCATGCCGCGGGTGGGGTCCCATATGCTGTCGCGCGTGTCAACGGCGAATTCAGCCGCTATCTTGGATGTCGTGCTGGTGCCGGCGGGCAGCACGTCGGCGTAAATATCCTGGACGTTTGTAACCTCCACCTTCTCGTATGAATAGGCCAGGTTGAGCTGATACCTGTCCTCCTCAAAACGCGGGCCCAGGCGCACCCTGCCGCCCACGCGGTGGTCCGTGTATGCCGAGAGCGAGGTGGCGTAGGGCCGTATCATGCGGGTATCGAAAACATCCACGCCGAAGCTGACGGGCTTGTCTTTCACCCAGGGGGTGGTCCAGCTTAAGGTGTAATTAAGCACCCGCGCGCCGAACTGCCAGCGCAGCGCCAGCCGCTGCGCCTTGCCGAAAAGGTTCATCAGCTGCGTGGACACGTCGCCAAAGAGCCCGTCAACCGAGGAGACCGACGCGCCCAGCGTAAGCATCCCCGCCTTGCCTTCCACCACGTCAAAGACCAGGTCCACCTTGTCCGGGTCGGCGGTGGGAACGGTGTCCA from Elusimicrobiales bacterium encodes:
- the lpxD gene encoding UDP-3-O-(3-hydroxymyristoyl)glucosamine N-acyltransferase: MKLKLSEIAAITGGELEGRPDDFVRGPASIENAPEGSLVYLADFSKKGSLAGSKAACAILPKAAKGLERPFSGGVIYAEDPHWAFTLVLRHVQKAERPAPPAGIHPSAVIDPSASIGAGVYIGAHCVVEKNASVGAGSALYPNCYIGENASLGENCVFHPGVVFLRDCVAGDRVVIHGNAVIGADGFGYIRRGVVQEKIPQLGNVVIENDVEIGAATTIDRAALTQTRVGAGSKIDNLVQIAHNVNIGRNCIIVSQAGVAGSSRLGDNVVVAGQAGIVDHVKIGNGAIVTAGTGIMSDVPDGAVMFGSPARPHAQMLKIVAILGKLPEMYAFFRKLKKKFGEE
- the fabZ gene encoding 3-hydroxyacyl-ACP dehydratase FabZ, which produces MSETEHKELRSLLDAAPVQTLDTKEIMARIPHRYPMLLVDRVDIIEMGRYLVGIKAVTANEQFFAGHFPGNPVMPGVLMLEAMAQTAAAMTMGMEPFKNKLGFFMGLDKVKFRQQVTPGTLLKMPIEILRLGRAGKGRGEVYADGKLAAQAEMSFILVDRS
- the lpxA gene encoding acyl-ACP--UDP-N-acetylglucosamine O-acyltransferase produces the protein MKADIHSSAVIHPSAKIADGARIGPFVVIGEDVTVGEGTYIGPHCLVEFAEIGKNNRMEGGAYIGLPAQDFGYYKTGGKTKIVIGDNNIIREGVSLHRASSPELLTKIGSNCMFMANSHVGHDGIVGDGVVIVNGSALAGHCEVEDNALISAFVGVHQFARIGRLAMATGGAKVALDLPPFCRAQGDRAKLVGLNLVGMRRAGIARENISSVKQAYKTLFFSGMRLEEALAKLKETRLTPEAAHFVAFCEKSKRGVMRPRMRALKVLETESDE
- a CDS encoding OmpH family outer membrane protein, with product MKTIMIAAAIASALAAPARALELTLEENRGETGSIGYVDMDRVFARHPETAKAKEEFVILLNDKKTLVELKKNEIAALRAKLGILSDKRRVLVARIEAETQKVLSDAALVAELASSTPQAQGQISPGELAAPEANPAPAVSVSTGAIKLHGYDMMVFPDNHIEKISDSTGTAPGAAAVSDAPAPQAAIPVSATTASTAAVYAPAISGGALALPATGQASAQSAQPPATDTPGSGGLPVSTAAAQVAPLSVVVSTGIAVSTAPPVTVAALLEADKTLLFSLEAEIAPLEKELAQKRGDLKALREKTEKELADMENRRSEIILGKIYAALRHVATEEGISVVVDKGSTLYGRKTVDLTDKLLEHIRNE
- the lpxC gene encoding UDP-3-O-acyl-N-acetylglucosamine deacetylase, producing the protein MRNTLSETVRFSGIGLHTGAPVSLEIRPSSVCGVRFFGADGKMAEASLKNVKSTVRGTNLSADGLEIFTAEHVLSALAGYGVDDADIHMTGPEPPAMDGSALAFAEAVMRAGLSPREAAPPPELKLSKPVEYRAGDVFYRAEPAAKTEFVFTYVSPHPLIGEQMAVFFPSPRAYLAEIAPARTFGYEEEVAALRKAGLARGGSPQNAVIITKDGFIAEGGLRFRDEFARHKILDMIGDFSLMGARLSGVKLTAVRGGHGHNVKFAQMLLEAI